One genomic region from Cydia pomonella isolate Wapato2018A chromosome 4, ilCydPomo1, whole genome shotgun sequence encodes:
- the LOC133517401 gene encoding troponin T, skeletal muscle isoform X1, producing MSDEEEYSGSEEEEVEEEVPETPAPRQESRPSIAGEGGGDVEFIKRQDQKRSDLDEQLKDYINEWRKQRAKEEEELKRLKEKQAKRKVSRAEEERRLAQKKKEEEERRVRELEEKKQRDIEEKRQRLEEAEKKRQAMLQAMKDSNKTGPNFTIQKKSDNFGLSNAQLERNKTKEQLEEEKRISLSIRIKPLSIDNLSTEKLRVKAQELWDCIVKLETEKYDLEERQKRQDYDLKELKERQKQQLRHKALKKGLDPEALTGKHPPKIQVASKYERRVDTRSYDDKKKLFEGGYDNFIAETMDKMWNEKMEQFMNRTRTRLPKWFGERPGKKKGDTDTPEGEEDIKAEPEEEEEPAYEPEEEVEEEEEEEEEEEEEEEEEEEEEE from the exons ATGTCTGACGAGGAAGAATACTC TGGCTCCGAGGAGGAGGAAGTAGAAGAAGAAGTCCCCGAGAC GCCTGCTCCGAGGCAAGA GAGTAGACCGTCGATCGC GGGCGAGGGAGGCGGAGATGTCGAATTCATCAAG CGTCAAGACCAGAAGCGGTCAGACTTGGACGAACAGCTGAAGGACTACATCAACGAATGGCGCAAACAGAGGGCCAAAGAGGAGGAGGAGCTCAAGCGCCTCAAGGAGAAGCAGGCCAAGCGCAAG GTGTCCCGCGCTGAAGAAGAAAGGCGCCTCGCCCAGAAGAagaaggaggaggaggagaggCGAGTGCGCGAGCTGGAGGAGAAGAAACAGCGCGACATTGAGGAGAAGAGGCAGCGACTGGAGGAGGCCGAGAAGAAGCGTCAGGCCATGCTGCAGGCTATGAAGGACTCCAACAAGACCGGACCTAACTTCACTATCCAGAAGAAGAGCGACAAC TTCGGCCTTTCCAACGCTCAACTAGAGCGCAACAAGACCAAGGAGCAGCTCGAGGAGGAGAAGAGGATCTCCCTGTCCATCCGCATCAAGCCGCTGTCCATCGACAACCTGTCCACGGAAAAGCTGCGCGTCAAGGCCCAGGAACTGTGGGACTGCATTGTCAAGCTCGAGACCGAGAAGTACGATCTCGAGGAGAGGCAAAAGAGGCAGGACTACGAC TTAAAAGAGCTCAAAGAAAGACAAAAGCAGCAGCTCAGACACAAGGCCTTAAAGAAGGGTCTCGACCCCGAAGCCCTCACAGGCAAGCACCCC CCCAAGATCCAGGTCGCGTCAAAATACGAGCGGCGCGTGGACACACGGTCATACGACGACAAAAAGAAACTCTTCGAGGGT ggcTACGATAATTTTATAGCAGAGACGATGGATAAGATGTGGAACGAGAAGATGGAACAGTTTATGAATCGGACTAGAA CGAGACTGCCCAAATGGTTCGGCGAGCGACCAGGCAAGAAGAAGGGTGACACCGACACCCCCGAGGGCGAGGAGGACATCAAGGCCGAGCccgaggaggaggaggagccCGCGTACGAGCCCGAGGAGGAGGtcgaggaggaggaggaggaagaagaagaggaagaggaggaggaggaggaggaagaagaagaggaggAATAA
- the LOC133517401 gene encoding troponin T, skeletal muscle isoform X2 encodes MSDEEEYSGSEEEEVEEEVPETPAPRQESRPSIAGEGGGDVEFIKRQDQKRSDLDEQLKDYINEWRKQRAKEEEELKRLKEKQAKRKVSRAEEERRLAQKKKEEEERRVRELEEKKQRDIEEKRQRLEEAEKKRQAMLQAMKDSNKTGPNFTIQKKSDNFGLSNAQLERNKTKEQLEEEKRISLSIRIKPLSIDNLSTEKLRVKAQELWDCIVKLETEKYDLEERQKRQDYDLKELKERQKQQLRHKALKKGLDPEALTGKHPPKIQVASKYERRVDTRSYDDKKKLFEGDLEKLNKDFLEKVWSEKAEQFGGRQKARLPKWFGERPGKKKGDTDTPEGEEDIKAEPEEEEEPAYEPEEEVEEEEEEEEEEEEEEEEEEEEEE; translated from the exons ATGTCTGACGAGGAAGAATACTC TGGCTCCGAGGAGGAGGAAGTAGAAGAAGAAGTCCCCGAGAC GCCTGCTCCGAGGCAAGA GAGTAGACCGTCGATCGC GGGCGAGGGAGGCGGAGATGTCGAATTCATCAAG CGTCAAGACCAGAAGCGGTCAGACTTGGACGAACAGCTGAAGGACTACATCAACGAATGGCGCAAACAGAGGGCCAAAGAGGAGGAGGAGCTCAAGCGCCTCAAGGAGAAGCAGGCCAAGCGCAAG GTGTCCCGCGCTGAAGAAGAAAGGCGCCTCGCCCAGAAGAagaaggaggaggaggagaggCGAGTGCGCGAGCTGGAGGAGAAGAAACAGCGCGACATTGAGGAGAAGAGGCAGCGACTGGAGGAGGCCGAGAAGAAGCGTCAGGCCATGCTGCAGGCTATGAAGGACTCCAACAAGACCGGACCTAACTTCACTATCCAGAAGAAGAGCGACAAC TTCGGCCTTTCCAACGCTCAACTAGAGCGCAACAAGACCAAGGAGCAGCTCGAGGAGGAGAAGAGGATCTCCCTGTCCATCCGCATCAAGCCGCTGTCCATCGACAACCTGTCCACGGAAAAGCTGCGCGTCAAGGCCCAGGAACTGTGGGACTGCATTGTCAAGCTCGAGACCGAGAAGTACGATCTCGAGGAGAGGCAAAAGAGGCAGGACTACGAC TTAAAAGAGCTCAAAGAAAGACAAAAGCAGCAGCTCAGACACAAGGCCTTAAAGAAGGGTCTCGACCCCGAAGCCCTCACAGGCAAGCACCCC CCCAAGATCCAGGTCGCGTCAAAATACGAGCGGCGCGTGGACACACGGTCATACGACGACAAAAAGAAACTCTTCGAGGGT GACCTAGAGAAACTGAACAAGGACTTCCTCGAGAAGGTGTGGTCTGAGAAGGCCGAGCAGTTCGGAGGCAGGCAAAAGG CGAGACTGCCCAAATGGTTCGGCGAGCGACCAGGCAAGAAGAAGGGTGACACCGACACCCCCGAGGGCGAGGAGGACATCAAGGCCGAGCccgaggaggaggaggagccCGCGTACGAGCCCGAGGAGGAGGtcgaggaggaggaggaggaagaagaagaggaagaggaggaggaggaggaggaagaagaagaggaggAATAA
- the LOC133517401 gene encoding troponin T, skeletal muscle isoform X3, protein MSDEEEYSGSEEEEVEEEVPETPAPRQEGEGGGDVEFIKRQDQKRSDLDEQLKDYINEWRKQRAKEEEELKRLKEKQAKRKVSRAEEERRLAQKKKEEEERRVRELEEKKQRDIEEKRQRLEEAEKKRQAMLQAMKDSNKTGPNFTIQKKSDNFGLSNAQLERNKTKEQLEEEKRISLSIRIKPLSIDNLSTEKLRVKAQELWDCIVKLETEKYDLEERQKRQDYDLKELKERQKQQLRHKALKKGLDPEALTGKHPPKIQVASKYERRVDTRSYDDKKKLFEGGYDNFIAETMDKMWNEKMEQFMNRTRTRLPKWFGERPGKKKGDTDTPEGEEDIKAEPEEEEEPAYEPEEEVEEEEEEEEEEEEEEEEEEEEEE, encoded by the exons ATGTCTGACGAGGAAGAATACTC TGGCTCCGAGGAGGAGGAAGTAGAAGAAGAAGTCCCCGAGAC GCCTGCTCCGAGGCAAGA GGGCGAGGGAGGCGGAGATGTCGAATTCATCAAG CGTCAAGACCAGAAGCGGTCAGACTTGGACGAACAGCTGAAGGACTACATCAACGAATGGCGCAAACAGAGGGCCAAAGAGGAGGAGGAGCTCAAGCGCCTCAAGGAGAAGCAGGCCAAGCGCAAG GTGTCCCGCGCTGAAGAAGAAAGGCGCCTCGCCCAGAAGAagaaggaggaggaggagaggCGAGTGCGCGAGCTGGAGGAGAAGAAACAGCGCGACATTGAGGAGAAGAGGCAGCGACTGGAGGAGGCCGAGAAGAAGCGTCAGGCCATGCTGCAGGCTATGAAGGACTCCAACAAGACCGGACCTAACTTCACTATCCAGAAGAAGAGCGACAAC TTCGGCCTTTCCAACGCTCAACTAGAGCGCAACAAGACCAAGGAGCAGCTCGAGGAGGAGAAGAGGATCTCCCTGTCCATCCGCATCAAGCCGCTGTCCATCGACAACCTGTCCACGGAAAAGCTGCGCGTCAAGGCCCAGGAACTGTGGGACTGCATTGTCAAGCTCGAGACCGAGAAGTACGATCTCGAGGAGAGGCAAAAGAGGCAGGACTACGAC TTAAAAGAGCTCAAAGAAAGACAAAAGCAGCAGCTCAGACACAAGGCCTTAAAGAAGGGTCTCGACCCCGAAGCCCTCACAGGCAAGCACCCC CCCAAGATCCAGGTCGCGTCAAAATACGAGCGGCGCGTGGACACACGGTCATACGACGACAAAAAGAAACTCTTCGAGGGT ggcTACGATAATTTTATAGCAGAGACGATGGATAAGATGTGGAACGAGAAGATGGAACAGTTTATGAATCGGACTAGAA CGAGACTGCCCAAATGGTTCGGCGAGCGACCAGGCAAGAAGAAGGGTGACACCGACACCCCCGAGGGCGAGGAGGACATCAAGGCCGAGCccgaggaggaggaggagccCGCGTACGAGCCCGAGGAGGAGGtcgaggaggaggaggaggaagaagaagaggaagaggaggaggaggaggaggaagaagaagaggaggAATAA
- the LOC133517401 gene encoding troponin T, skeletal muscle isoform X4, which translates to MSDEEEYSGSEEEEVEEEVPETPAPRQEGEGGGDVEFIKRQDQKRSDLDEQLKDYINEWRKQRAKEEEELKRLKEKQAKRKVSRAEEERRLAQKKKEEEERRVRELEEKKQRDIEEKRQRLEEAEKKRQAMLQAMKDSNKTGPNFTIQKKSDNFGLSNAQLERNKTKEQLEEEKRISLSIRIKPLSIDNLSTEKLRVKAQELWDCIVKLETEKYDLEERQKRQDYDLKELKERQKQQLRHKALKKGLDPEALTGKHPPKIQVASKYERRVDTRSYDDKKKLFEGDLEKLNKDFLEKVWSEKAEQFGGRQKARLPKWFGERPGKKKGDTDTPEGEEDIKAEPEEEEEPAYEPEEEVEEEEEEEEEEEEEEEEEEEEEE; encoded by the exons ATGTCTGACGAGGAAGAATACTC TGGCTCCGAGGAGGAGGAAGTAGAAGAAGAAGTCCCCGAGAC GCCTGCTCCGAGGCAAGA GGGCGAGGGAGGCGGAGATGTCGAATTCATCAAG CGTCAAGACCAGAAGCGGTCAGACTTGGACGAACAGCTGAAGGACTACATCAACGAATGGCGCAAACAGAGGGCCAAAGAGGAGGAGGAGCTCAAGCGCCTCAAGGAGAAGCAGGCCAAGCGCAAG GTGTCCCGCGCTGAAGAAGAAAGGCGCCTCGCCCAGAAGAagaaggaggaggaggagaggCGAGTGCGCGAGCTGGAGGAGAAGAAACAGCGCGACATTGAGGAGAAGAGGCAGCGACTGGAGGAGGCCGAGAAGAAGCGTCAGGCCATGCTGCAGGCTATGAAGGACTCCAACAAGACCGGACCTAACTTCACTATCCAGAAGAAGAGCGACAAC TTCGGCCTTTCCAACGCTCAACTAGAGCGCAACAAGACCAAGGAGCAGCTCGAGGAGGAGAAGAGGATCTCCCTGTCCATCCGCATCAAGCCGCTGTCCATCGACAACCTGTCCACGGAAAAGCTGCGCGTCAAGGCCCAGGAACTGTGGGACTGCATTGTCAAGCTCGAGACCGAGAAGTACGATCTCGAGGAGAGGCAAAAGAGGCAGGACTACGAC TTAAAAGAGCTCAAAGAAAGACAAAAGCAGCAGCTCAGACACAAGGCCTTAAAGAAGGGTCTCGACCCCGAAGCCCTCACAGGCAAGCACCCC CCCAAGATCCAGGTCGCGTCAAAATACGAGCGGCGCGTGGACACACGGTCATACGACGACAAAAAGAAACTCTTCGAGGGT GACCTAGAGAAACTGAACAAGGACTTCCTCGAGAAGGTGTGGTCTGAGAAGGCCGAGCAGTTCGGAGGCAGGCAAAAGG CGAGACTGCCCAAATGGTTCGGCGAGCGACCAGGCAAGAAGAAGGGTGACACCGACACCCCCGAGGGCGAGGAGGACATCAAGGCCGAGCccgaggaggaggaggagccCGCGTACGAGCCCGAGGAGGAGGtcgaggaggaggaggaggaagaagaagaggaagaggaggaggaggaggaggaagaagaagaggaggAATAA
- the LOC133517401 gene encoding troponin T, skeletal muscle isoform X5, whose amino-acid sequence MSDEEEYSGEGGGDVEFIKRQDQKRSDLDEQLKDYINEWRKQRAKEEEELKRLKEKQAKRKVSRAEEERRLAQKKKEEEERRVRELEEKKQRDIEEKRQRLEEAEKKRQAMLQAMKDSNKTGPNFTIQKKSDNFGLSNAQLERNKTKEQLEEEKRISLSIRIKPLSIDNLSTEKLRVKAQELWDCIVKLETEKYDLEERQKRQDYDLKELKERQKQQLRHKALKKGLDPEALTGKHPPKIQVASKYERRVDTRSYDDKKKLFEGGYDNFIAETMDKMWNEKMEQFMNRTRTRLPKWFGERPGKKKGDTDTPEGEEDIKAEPEEEEEPAYEPEEEVEEEEEEEEEEEEEEEEEEEEEE is encoded by the exons ATGTCTGACGAGGAAGAATACTC GGGCGAGGGAGGCGGAGATGTCGAATTCATCAAG CGTCAAGACCAGAAGCGGTCAGACTTGGACGAACAGCTGAAGGACTACATCAACGAATGGCGCAAACAGAGGGCCAAAGAGGAGGAGGAGCTCAAGCGCCTCAAGGAGAAGCAGGCCAAGCGCAAG GTGTCCCGCGCTGAAGAAGAAAGGCGCCTCGCCCAGAAGAagaaggaggaggaggagaggCGAGTGCGCGAGCTGGAGGAGAAGAAACAGCGCGACATTGAGGAGAAGAGGCAGCGACTGGAGGAGGCCGAGAAGAAGCGTCAGGCCATGCTGCAGGCTATGAAGGACTCCAACAAGACCGGACCTAACTTCACTATCCAGAAGAAGAGCGACAAC TTCGGCCTTTCCAACGCTCAACTAGAGCGCAACAAGACCAAGGAGCAGCTCGAGGAGGAGAAGAGGATCTCCCTGTCCATCCGCATCAAGCCGCTGTCCATCGACAACCTGTCCACGGAAAAGCTGCGCGTCAAGGCCCAGGAACTGTGGGACTGCATTGTCAAGCTCGAGACCGAGAAGTACGATCTCGAGGAGAGGCAAAAGAGGCAGGACTACGAC TTAAAAGAGCTCAAAGAAAGACAAAAGCAGCAGCTCAGACACAAGGCCTTAAAGAAGGGTCTCGACCCCGAAGCCCTCACAGGCAAGCACCCC CCCAAGATCCAGGTCGCGTCAAAATACGAGCGGCGCGTGGACACACGGTCATACGACGACAAAAAGAAACTCTTCGAGGGT ggcTACGATAATTTTATAGCAGAGACGATGGATAAGATGTGGAACGAGAAGATGGAACAGTTTATGAATCGGACTAGAA CGAGACTGCCCAAATGGTTCGGCGAGCGACCAGGCAAGAAGAAGGGTGACACCGACACCCCCGAGGGCGAGGAGGACATCAAGGCCGAGCccgaggaggaggaggagccCGCGTACGAGCCCGAGGAGGAGGtcgaggaggaggaggaggaagaagaagaggaagaggaggaggaggaggaggaagaagaagaggaggAATAA
- the LOC133517401 gene encoding troponin T, skeletal muscle isoform X6, with protein MSDEEEYSGEGGGDVEFIKRQDQKRSDLDEQLKDYINEWRKQRAKEEEELKRLKEKQAKRKVSRAEEERRLAQKKKEEEERRVRELEEKKQRDIEEKRQRLEEAEKKRQAMLQAMKDSNKTGPNFTIQKKSDNFGLSNAQLERNKTKEQLEEEKRISLSIRIKPLSIDNLSTEKLRVKAQELWDCIVKLETEKYDLEERQKRQDYDLKELKERQKQQLRHKALKKGLDPEALTGKHPPKIQVASKYERRVDTRSYDDKKKLFEGDLEKLNKDFLEKVWSEKAEQFGGRQKARLPKWFGERPGKKKGDTDTPEGEEDIKAEPEEEEEPAYEPEEEVEEEEEEEEEEEEEEEEEEEEEE; from the exons ATGTCTGACGAGGAAGAATACTC GGGCGAGGGAGGCGGAGATGTCGAATTCATCAAG CGTCAAGACCAGAAGCGGTCAGACTTGGACGAACAGCTGAAGGACTACATCAACGAATGGCGCAAACAGAGGGCCAAAGAGGAGGAGGAGCTCAAGCGCCTCAAGGAGAAGCAGGCCAAGCGCAAG GTGTCCCGCGCTGAAGAAGAAAGGCGCCTCGCCCAGAAGAagaaggaggaggaggagaggCGAGTGCGCGAGCTGGAGGAGAAGAAACAGCGCGACATTGAGGAGAAGAGGCAGCGACTGGAGGAGGCCGAGAAGAAGCGTCAGGCCATGCTGCAGGCTATGAAGGACTCCAACAAGACCGGACCTAACTTCACTATCCAGAAGAAGAGCGACAAC TTCGGCCTTTCCAACGCTCAACTAGAGCGCAACAAGACCAAGGAGCAGCTCGAGGAGGAGAAGAGGATCTCCCTGTCCATCCGCATCAAGCCGCTGTCCATCGACAACCTGTCCACGGAAAAGCTGCGCGTCAAGGCCCAGGAACTGTGGGACTGCATTGTCAAGCTCGAGACCGAGAAGTACGATCTCGAGGAGAGGCAAAAGAGGCAGGACTACGAC TTAAAAGAGCTCAAAGAAAGACAAAAGCAGCAGCTCAGACACAAGGCCTTAAAGAAGGGTCTCGACCCCGAAGCCCTCACAGGCAAGCACCCC CCCAAGATCCAGGTCGCGTCAAAATACGAGCGGCGCGTGGACACACGGTCATACGACGACAAAAAGAAACTCTTCGAGGGT GACCTAGAGAAACTGAACAAGGACTTCCTCGAGAAGGTGTGGTCTGAGAAGGCCGAGCAGTTCGGAGGCAGGCAAAAGG CGAGACTGCCCAAATGGTTCGGCGAGCGACCAGGCAAGAAGAAGGGTGACACCGACACCCCCGAGGGCGAGGAGGACATCAAGGCCGAGCccgaggaggaggaggagccCGCGTACGAGCCCGAGGAGGAGGtcgaggaggaggaggaggaagaagaagaggaagaggaggaggaggaggaggaagaagaagaggaggAATAA